From Calliphora vicina chromosome 3, idCalVici1.1, whole genome shotgun sequence:
ACACTAGAGAATGGCTTAGAAAATGCATTGATGGCTTCGACTAGCGAAGAATTCCCATCATCGATTTTAAGAGATGTTGTTATGAAATTATAAACTGGTGTTGTGATACACTGTGTAACTGAATTTTGAATATCAATTATGTCCTTACgagaaaaatttttgttagagTGAAGCTTTAATAGAAATGATATTATTGATTCTTGATAGGAAGAAGTGAAGTTTTATACAAGTTGCATTTGATTGTCAGAAAATGTATTAGATTCAGAATTCGTCAAAGCTGGTACATTTGGTAAAAGTTGTAGTTGATTTTCAGAAATTGCTTCAGTTTCACAACTCGAAAGTGATGAGTTAACAAATTGTTtactatgtttttttaaatggttcTGGTATCTATATATATTAAGAAAAATCTGATCGCAGTTTTGTTGAACGCATCGAAATTCATATATTGCTGGTGTCCCatgaattgattttaaatgttttataagaTCATTtgaagttgaataactttttgtACAAATAAAGCAAGCAAGTAAagtcatttttgaaaaaacgaaTGTAATATTACTGTAATTTGCTTAATAAATTTGCAACAGAAGAAAAATCCTCAGacttcaaatcaaaaaaaatactgCTCTAAAAATGACCATACTTGCTTGCTTTTCGGGGAATATTCAGTATTAAAAACGTAGGATAACTTTATAATAATGTCTATACATTTCATGTAAGAAGGACACTTCCACTTTAGGCCATCACAAAATACGAAAAAATCAGAGATTTTGGAAAAATCTGGTCCAACAACCATTACTCTTGGCTGAAGTCTTTCTTTTCTTTCTGCATACATTTCAACAATTTGCAGGATTCTTGGTTCAATATCATTAAGAGTTGGTACTAAAGTGACGAAGTCTGTTTGAGCATCGGCTATCGAAGGCTTATGTTCTTTATTAAGACGTTGTGGCTGTAACAAAGCGTGAAGCAGTATTGTACATATACAATACTTACAATCtgaatagaattataaaaattagtaaatGCGAAATTTTACATATGTCAATATTTGAAAGAATATTTTacctttattaatattttcattccGTAGATATTGTAGGTATAATTCTCTTGATGCACGGTCTTTAATTTCATTGTCAAAGACTTTAaccaactttttataaaaagtttccaaCTTTAGGAATAACTTATTTACTTTGTCTGGgcacaaaaaatcaaaatctatATCGACCTTTTCAAAACAAAGTAGATATTAAAAGTTAAGTTAAATcagaacaaataaatttcaatacttACAAGATCATAACCCAAGAAATCATTGTATCGTGGccattctttaaaaatattcgtcAAAGAACTGGCATTTTTTATCTCATCCATTCTAATTTTCCTTGTTTCCCTCCAGAATGAAAGTACCTGATCCCTTGGACTGCAATTGTGCTGCAGCCAGCACTTTTGctcgaaatatttatctttgagGGAGAAAGATAGATGTTTAAAgatttacatacatatctatattactttaagaaattttatatatccATACCGCtatcaaaatctttaaaagtttCCTCCACAGTACTGCCACTATAGTCATCGAATTTTCCTTTTTCAACATTAGTCCATCGAGAAAATAATTTTCCTGTTGGATTTTTCTTCCCGTCTTTCCGTTTCAAAAAGTATGTTTCCTAGAATAGCCAAAactgttaataaaaatatatgtacattaaataaaatttctttcagaTTTCTTACCGGTTTTTCTTTAGGAAATACATCACAGATAGCATAAGACCATTGCTGCATTTCTGCGTATGTTAATTTGGATCTTGTGCCAATATATTTCTCAATAATACAGTGCACTAAAGTCTTCTGATTTTTTGAGTCaagataattatttttttcattaaaagttaGTACTAGCTGTCCTTTCACGGTATTTCTAAGGAGGTTTGTAAGGCTAGTACCACATATAGAATTGTCTCCTGACGTTTGTGTACTGAGTGGGCAGTCAGAATATCCTGAGTTACTGAGTTTCTCTGAAATTTTTTCCAACCAATCCAATATCCGACTATTTGCCGATAAAGTTTCTTTTTCACATATGAACGGTAGGTTCTGAAAAGATgcctaaattaaaatattttttttatgaacattATTTTGCACGAACAATATTTCTTCTCCATTCCCTTAGGCCTGctttaaatttaatcaactccCCAGTATATTGTTTGTCCAGTTTcttgaataaattttcaacgtcttcaatttccattttttttaatatggttGTTGAtgtaattccaaaatttaaaagaatgtcACACGTTTCATCACATAGTTCCCAGGATTtataaattggaaaaatgtCTATATTTTCCGTTAAGCTTTTGTGATCTcccattattcaaattattattgtttatgtttttttatgtattttttttttgttgacatTACATTCAAATGTAAcacttttcaataaataaacaaaaataatttttaattatttaaaccaCATCCACTGtcaataattcaattttttatttaaatttaattacattttttagaaaaattgttttattatctcTTTCCACTTCTTTACTTGTCACTTGTCAACTTTCAACTTTGTGTTGATTTGTATGCATTCATGAAATAACAAGCCAGCTAGTATAATCAAGAAGATATTCTTATTAACAAATTCAATAAGATAATTTGCACATGATCAAATAGAAACCTAATAAAATCAGTAAGAATACCTAATAAAAAACAGCTTATTAAGTAGCCTAATGAAATCTATAAGAAGTAcctattggaaaaaaattattatttagactaatgaaattaataagaaattctTTTTTCATGCAATTCATAAGAAAACCTAATAGAATCAAAAAGTTGTTCTCTATGGATTGTGTTTTTGTTGCCAAAAATTACGGAATTTGAGtaaaaacattgtaaataacaagcttttcttcttaattttatgtgttttacttattgaaaaaattaaaaagatttataCCATGAAAATAATAAGGAAtctctttaaaaaaatcttcgTTTCTTTCTGCCGGAATACTCCTCACCCCAAAAGCGTTTCATAGAGAACATCTTCTTGATTCTACTAGGCAGTTTTCGCTCTGtgtaggtgaagggtatacaaattaaattaaccaAATCGGGTTAACCAGATAAATGTTTTTACGCACAAAAATCGGTGACCATATtatatttggtgaagggtatatacgattaTATACTCTTACTTATTGTTAGATGCTACTTTTGTGATTGCCCTCGTACATATGCGTATTGCTTAAATCGAATAGGGTGGTTGGTAGGTATTACGTTTGTATGTCTGTAGTCGTCATGTTAATTCAGTGAAGTGAGCCTGCACTAATAACAACATTAGAAACTTGTCTTACGAGCAAAATGAGTATGAGCACAACTAGTGTTTGATGTTGCGCGCTTAGTTAAATCCCACAGCTGACGATTTCTCACACGATTCTTTAAGCTTCTTgtattgccaaaaaaaacacacacacacacaaaattacacaaaaaattaaaatgagttAAGAAGAACAGCAATCgtatggtaaaaaaaaaaacaaaataataatttgtatttttgttaatttaacttactatacaaatgtatatttatgtatcaatTGTCTAGCTGTTTtagttacaaaattaaaatgtatgaaaaatcaatataaatctGCATTGATTTTGAACCAAAAACGTGAGGTCATTTTGTATTTCTCAAATAGTTGAAGACTGCAGCACCCAACTGCACTTAGATACACTATAACGTTAACATTTATAAAAAGGAATTGATTTGTTGCAGGCAAATCAGTTCATCATCTTAGTTAGACTTTTAAAGAAGTTATACGTGTATTAAACTGTTATTTTCGGTTTTTAGTTGTTACAATAGAATGAAATTggtaaatttgtgttttttggaaatattaaatttgtgttaCATTAATCTGTAATTCTTTATGGcagatttatttaattatattatctATAACatggattgaagctaaaccggCTGGTTATCCTAGAGGAGGACCACCAGCACCTCCACCAAAGCCTAGACCACCGCCGCCAAGGCCTCCACCACCTAGACCGCCCCCAAGACCTGCTCCCAAGCCACCTGCACCTCCACAACCAACTTATTTGCCACCAAATAATGGTGGCGGTGGAGGTGGTCCTCCCCCAGGCAATACTTATTTACCGCCTGGTGGTGGTGGCGGTTTTGGAAATGGCGGTGGAGGTGGTCGTCCAGGCAATACTTATTTACCACCTGCTGGAGGAGGTGGTGGCGGAAATGGAGGAGGGGGAGGAGGCGGCGGTCCCGTTATACCTATTATAAAAATGGAATCGAAAATTAATACAGATGGATCATATATGGTAAGTCTACACGTACTTGTGTGACTTTTCAGAATGACTGGCAGAAAGAATGGATTTTGAAATCCTGTGGAGAAAGGATCAGAATATTGAGCCACAGGGTAATTATAATTTTGGCCACTTTGAACAATTCCAACGGGTCGTGAATTGAAGTCATAGTAAAACTTTGCAAGCTGATGAATGTATGTGAcagattttcatagaatttcaacaaaaaaaatacctgTTATACACTATCATCTCcatcatatcgagcccttagcgccaaattatcgtaagcgacaaaacacaaattttacaggagaaggtttttttcgattattttgaaatttatacatagaattaaaaattttatgatgcgatatattataatttcgttcaagctatttgtctatttttcaaaaatatttataacttttgacaattaaaaattcatggatacttactttattgaaaaatattacaaaaaatattttttattgaatttttgcatagatacaaatttttcgaattgaaataaaatatttatttatgaatagtttttaattaaatttcacagttatgtaaaattttctatttaaaatggaaaaataaaaacgaattttgaaatttattatcagcaatcccgcaattcccaaaaaagtattgaaaaatcccaaaaatggaaatttttagttttttggctataatatccataccagggtcggagttatcggaatcctttacaaaataattaaaagcatattgggccatctaaaatcgcttattatattttgatatcgaatatgcgatttgataaattttgccctaaagttaaattttacataaaaaataggtgttttttgaatggacctggccccctcggtaacaaaaatttttaattttttttcatttagaatattttatgaaaacttagctttgataaagtataaattccttatacatcctcttagaaagtttttgcgataacttaaaaagaaaaaaaagttatttttttcccaaaaaattagcgaaaaatcggcttttaaaaattttttaaattcaaatgcatataactttggacttagtcattatttttaaatagttcttttcttatttgacacatacgtatgtttttagtccaatgaaggaaaactggagaaaatcggaaaatatttggtacgctgttatcaaaaaactggagtagattgggtaaaaatgttgaaaatttaactttcaaatgcgaatatctcctaagctatgagagacaattgatagctaTGACTTCATTTcatgtgtgtaatttttatgaaatcggaacacaaacgaagaaataggataattttaaaaatgtaatatacccgagctgtcctactttgaggaccttTGGTCGCGCCTCTGGTAGGCTCATGAGTTCCATGTTCAAagcttaaactcgacaacacttctaccttgcgcatgtgaaatttcattcaaaacaaTCTAactatttagaagttacagatttatttctatacaactgtgtgtcgcttacgataaaattcgtttactgtaaaatgtaaacattgacttacgataaaatcttactccctataattttgaagttattaacaattttaatattctgagaacgctaaaacatcagtcggaccataaaattttaatttttgcaataaaaaaaaaatttagaaaatgtcgcttacgataatttggcgctaagggctcgatatgtatgtatgtccgACGAATTTGTATGATGACGTTTCAACGGGATGATAGCGAACATTTTGTGCTGGATTCTTACCAACATCTACGACGAATTAATTATGTCTGTCCGTCTTAAAATTCTAAcact
This genomic window contains:
- the LOC135953922 gene encoding uncharacterized protein LOC135953922 yields the protein MEIEDVENLFKKLDKQYTGELIKFKAGLREWRRNINLPFICEKETLSANSRILDWLEKISEKLSNSGYSDCPLSTQTSGDNSICGTSLTNLLRNTVKGQLVLTFNEKNNYLDSKNQKTLVHCIIEKYIGTRSKLTYAEMQQWSYAICDVFPKEKPETYFLKRKDGKKNPTGKLFSRWTNVEKGKFDDYSGSTVEETFKDFDSDKYFEQKCWLQHNCSPRDQVLSFWRETRKIRMDEIKNASSLTNIFKEWPRYNDFLGYDLVDIDFDFLCPDKVNKLFLKLETFYKKLVKVFDNEIKDRASRELYLQYLRNENINKDCKYCICTILLHALLQPQRLNKEHKPSIADAQTDFVTLVPTLNDIEPRILQIVEMYAERKERLQPRVMVVGPDFSKISDFFVFCDGLKWKCPSYMKCIDIIIKLSYVFNTEYSPKSKQVWSFLEQYFF
- the Cpr65Az gene encoding endocuticle structural glycoprotein SgAbd-8, which translates into the protein MKLIYLIILSITWIEAKPAGYPRGGPPAPPPKPRPPPPRPPPPRPPPRPAPKPPAPPQPTYLPPNNGGGGGGPPPGNTYLPPGGGGGGGGGNGGGGGGGGPVIPIIKMESKINTDGSYMYEYETGNGINVDENGYLKNAGGGDDEAQVAEGSFSFTSPEGETFVVTYIADENGFQPSGDHLPTPPPIPIEIQEALDKIAAGGGHPDDGGGGGGGGGGGGNGGYVY